A region from the Curtobacterium sp. MCBA15_012 genome encodes:
- a CDS encoding LysM peptidoglycan-binding domain-containing protein, translated as MDNAADEVARRARSARFATMPIVLAGTIAVTAGLTGPIAHAEPRHDDDSAKKRQVDQDRNVGDRPVFGTAVARPGQATVTTVASVSAAPTTYTVRQGDTISGIASRFGLSAQDVLVRNGLGWNTIIHPGQTLHLASQPAASAAAPARPASTATASATGSYHVKQGDTVSAIAARVGVSTSALLSANNLSQRSTIYPGQTLTVPGASAPAPVSAAPAPAATAAPAAASAPARAGSVQIRTGDTIAAIATANGVSVKALLSANGLTYTSTIYAGKTLVLPASTVTASAPTTVAVAGPVQSSVNGVALSAEQRANAATIASVGRSMGVPERGIVIALAAALQESSLRNLPNGDRDSVGLFQQRPSQGWGDKATLQDPASATRLFFKGNPGKTRGLLAIPNWSGMALTDAAQAVQVSAYPGEYAKWEQTAKSLLATL; from the coding sequence GTGGACAACGCTGCAGACGAAGTCGCCCGGCGCGCACGATCCGCCCGGTTCGCCACCATGCCCATCGTCCTCGCGGGCACGATCGCGGTGACGGCCGGCCTCACCGGTCCGATCGCCCACGCCGAGCCCCGGCACGACGACGACTCCGCGAAGAAGCGGCAGGTCGACCAGGACCGCAACGTCGGGGACCGCCCGGTCTTCGGCACCGCGGTCGCCCGCCCCGGCCAGGCCACCGTCACCACGGTCGCGTCGGTGTCGGCGGCGCCGACCACGTACACGGTCCGCCAGGGCGACACGATCTCCGGCATCGCGTCCCGCTTCGGGCTGTCCGCGCAGGACGTCCTCGTGCGCAACGGCCTCGGCTGGAACACGATCATCCACCCGGGCCAGACCCTGCACCTGGCGTCGCAGCCCGCGGCCTCGGCAGCAGCGCCGGCTCGCCCGGCGTCCACCGCGACCGCGAGCGCCACGGGCAGCTACCACGTCAAGCAGGGCGACACGGTGTCCGCGATCGCCGCGCGCGTGGGGGTCTCCACCTCGGCGCTGCTCAGCGCGAACAACCTGTCGCAGCGCTCCACGATCTACCCCGGCCAGACCCTGACCGTCCCGGGCGCGTCCGCCCCGGCGCCGGTCTCGGCCGCCCCGGCTCCGGCGGCGACCGCAGCACCGGCCGCCGCGAGCGCTCCGGCGCGGGCCGGCAGCGTCCAGATCCGGACCGGCGACACCATCGCCGCGATCGCCACGGCGAACGGGGTGTCGGTGAAGGCGCTCCTGTCGGCGAACGGCCTGACCTACACGAGCACGATCTACGCGGGCAAGACCCTCGTACTCCCGGCGTCCACCGTGACGGCGTCCGCGCCGACGACCGTCGCCGTCGCCGGCCCCGTCCAGTCCAGCGTCAACGGGGTCGCGCTCTCCGCCGAGCAGCGCGCGAACGCGGCCACGATCGCCTCGGTCGGTCGGTCGATGGGGGTGCCGGAGCGCGGGATCGTCATCGCCCTCGCCGCCGCACTCCAGGAGTCGAGCCTGCGCAACCTGCCGAACGGCGACCGTGACTCGGTCGGCCTGTTCCAACAGCGTCCGAGCCAGGGCTGGGGCGACAAGGCCACGCTGCAGGACCCGGCTTCGGCCACGCGCCTCTTCTTCAAGGGCAACCCGGGCAAGACCCGCGGCCTGCTCGCGATCCCGAACTGGTCGGGCATGGCCCTGACCGACGCGGCGCAGGCCGTGCAGGTCTCCGCGTACCCGGGCGAGTACGCGAAGTGGGAGCAGACCGCGAAGTCGCTCCTGGCCACGCTCTGA
- a CDS encoding Rv2175c family DNA-binding protein, with amino-acid sequence MSAAPIDDTTLSERWLTVPDLVDMLSTSPGRIHRLFEQKTLLAARVGGVLRVPSEFLDGREPLPELRGTLVVLGDNGFTDDEAVRWMLSEEPALGTSPIAALRAGRKAEVRRVAQSLL; translated from the coding sequence GTGAGTGCTGCACCGATCGACGACACGACCCTCTCCGAGCGCTGGCTGACGGTCCCCGACCTGGTGGACATGCTGAGCACCAGCCCGGGGCGCATCCACCGCCTGTTCGAGCAGAAGACCCTGCTCGCCGCCCGGGTCGGTGGTGTCCTCCGGGTCCCGAGCGAGTTCCTGGACGGCCGCGAGCCCCTGCCCGAGCTGCGCGGGACGCTCGTCGTCCTCGGCGACAACGGCTTCACCGACGACGAGGCCGTGCGCTGGATGCTGTCCGAGGAGCCCGCCCTGGGGACCTCGCCGATCGCGGCGCTGCGCGCCGGCCGCAAGGCCGAGGTGCGCCGCGTCGCCCAGTCGCTGCTCTGA
- a CDS encoding ROK family protein, with product MHAIGIDIGGTKIAGAVVTELGEILAEDRVATNAADPDAMLDDVVTMVTRLRAAHDVGAVGVAAPGFIDASQSIVYYTPNIRWRNEPLRQKLQERLGDLHITVDNDANAAGWAEFRFGAGRLVSDMTMLTIGTGVGGAIVTEDRLFRGGFGTGGEIGHLRIVPNGLPCGCGARGCIEQYGSGRALQRMANDVADAGGIGSALADAREQNGGQLDGGIVGDLILADDPGALAALRRLGRHLGEACASLSAVLDPQLFVFGGGVASAGDRLLEPIKQAYLANLPARGYHPEPDFVIAELVNDAGVVGAADLARIHARTA from the coding sequence GTGCATGCCATCGGAATCGACATCGGGGGCACCAAGATCGCGGGAGCGGTCGTCACGGAGCTCGGCGAGATCCTCGCCGAGGACCGCGTCGCCACCAACGCGGCTGACCCGGACGCCATGCTGGACGACGTCGTGACGATGGTCACGCGTCTCCGCGCCGCCCACGACGTGGGAGCGGTCGGCGTCGCGGCGCCGGGCTTCATCGACGCCTCGCAGTCGATCGTCTACTACACGCCCAACATCCGGTGGCGGAACGAGCCCCTGCGGCAGAAGCTGCAGGAGCGGCTCGGCGACCTGCACATCACGGTCGACAACGACGCCAACGCGGCGGGCTGGGCGGAGTTCCGCTTCGGCGCCGGTCGGCTCGTGTCGGACATGACCATGCTCACGATCGGCACCGGTGTCGGCGGGGCCATCGTCACCGAGGACCGCCTGTTCCGCGGTGGATTCGGCACCGGCGGCGAGATCGGTCACCTCCGGATCGTGCCGAACGGCCTGCCCTGCGGCTGCGGTGCGCGCGGCTGCATCGAGCAGTACGGCTCCGGTCGTGCCCTGCAGCGCATGGCGAACGACGTCGCTGACGCCGGCGGCATCGGCTCGGCCCTCGCCGACGCCCGCGAGCAGAACGGCGGGCAGCTCGACGGCGGCATCGTCGGGGACCTCATCCTCGCCGACGACCCGGGCGCCCTCGCTGCCCTGCGCCGCCTCGGCCGGCACCTGGGCGAGGCGTGCGCCTCGCTCTCCGCCGTGCTCGACCCGCAGCTCTTCGTGTTCGGCGGCGGCGTCGCGAGCGCGGGGGACCGGCTGCTCGAGCCGATCAAGCAGGCGTACCTCGCGAACCTCCCGGCCCGCGGGTACCACCCGGAGCCCGACTTCGTCATCGCCGAGCTGGTCAACGACGCCGGCGTCGTCGGTGCCGCCGACCTCGCCCGCATCCACGCCCGCACGGCGTAG
- a CDS encoding 1-acyl-sn-glycerol-3-phosphate acyltransferase: protein MTYWLLKNFLLGPLILTLFRPWVIGREHVPAKGPVIFASNHISFIDSVVLPAVLDRRISFLAKSDYFTGRGLKGWATKTFFNAIGQLPIDRSGGKASEASLHTGLQVLARGEQLGIYPEGTRSPDGKLYRGRTGIARMILEGRVTVVPVAMIGTREVQQIGQRFPKPKRVGVVFGKPLDFSRFEGFETDRFILRSVTDEVMHELAGLSRQEYVDVYATSVKERASSAREQVMQTRRGPAAR from the coding sequence ATGACCTACTGGCTGCTGAAGAACTTCCTGCTCGGCCCGCTCATCCTCACCCTCTTTCGCCCGTGGGTGATCGGCCGCGAGCACGTCCCCGCGAAGGGGCCCGTGATCTTCGCGTCGAACCACATCTCGTTCATCGACTCGGTGGTCCTGCCCGCGGTGCTCGACCGGCGCATCTCGTTCCTGGCGAAGAGCGACTACTTCACCGGCCGCGGCCTCAAGGGCTGGGCCACGAAGACGTTCTTCAACGCCATCGGTCAGCTGCCCATCGACCGGTCCGGCGGCAAGGCGTCCGAGGCGTCGCTGCACACCGGCCTCCAGGTGCTCGCCCGGGGTGAGCAGCTCGGCATCTACCCCGAGGGCACGCGCAGCCCCGACGGCAAGCTCTACCGCGGGCGCACCGGCATCGCGCGGATGATCCTCGAAGGCCGCGTCACGGTCGTCCCGGTCGCGATGATCGGCACCCGCGAGGTCCAGCAGATCGGGCAGCGGTTCCCGAAGCCGAAGCGCGTCGGCGTCGTGTTCGGCAAGCCGCTCGACTTCTCGCGCTTCGAGGGGTTCGAGACCGACCGCTTCATCCTGCGCAGCGTCACCGACGAGGTCATGCACGAGCTCGCCGGCCTGAGCCGCCAGGAGTACGTCGACGTCTACGCCACGAGCGTCAAGGAGCGCGCGAGCTCCGCACGCGAACAGGTCATGCAGACCCGTCGGGGTCCGGCCGCCCGCTAG
- the pknB gene encoding Stk1 family PASTA domain-containing Ser/Thr kinase: MTTNATDPMIGRMIDQRYRVRSRIARGGMATVYLATDVRLERRVAIKIMHGHLADDQAFRERFIQEARSAARLSHPNLVGVYDQGAEDDTAYIVMEYIPGITLRDLLQEHHALTPEQATDILRAVLAGLASAHRAGIVHRDLKPENVLLADDGRIKLGDFGLARATTANTATGAALLGTIAYLSPELVTRGSADSRSDIYALGIMLYEMLTGEQPYKGDQPMQIAYQHANDTVPAPSASTPGIPPELDDLVAWSTARDPEDRPRDAREMLDHMSGVQQRATGQYRTAVLRPENATAILPAGAVSPSSIGSAPDSGDATSVIPRATADAPSAPVRRGAPGPRRTGSQPGALSPAGQRLADKSAKRRRRGWIVLTIVVVLAVLAGVVGWAFGPGPWGNVRIPEVAGKSVSQARQLLEAQGLRTAAATASRFDAVVTRGQVSTTKPAAAREVRKGTSVQIVVSDGPRMITLPAIVGQPVSTVTAALDDDFQLQDDRYEFSADAPKDTVIAATGVGTDGQTVDLAQVPEYGERGPVTLTVSLGPVPDVRGKTVADASTTLESVGLTLGEQTQRYDDSVPKGQVISAEAEGSPVVQGSAVNVVVSRGPTPITLPNVAGKTIDEATATLENLGLEVSVPECTNLLCRIGDWKSVLPVSSTDPVQGTTVHRGDTITLRYDL; encoded by the coding sequence ATGACCACCAACGCCACGGACCCCATGATCGGTCGCATGATCGACCAGCGGTACCGCGTGCGCTCGCGGATCGCCCGCGGCGGCATGGCCACGGTGTACCTCGCGACCGACGTCCGGCTCGAGCGCCGGGTCGCGATCAAGATCATGCACGGACACCTGGCCGACGACCAGGCGTTCCGGGAGCGCTTCATCCAGGAGGCCCGGTCGGCCGCCCGGCTCTCCCACCCGAACCTCGTCGGCGTCTACGACCAGGGTGCCGAGGACGACACCGCGTACATCGTCATGGAGTACATCCCGGGCATCACGCTCCGGGACCTCCTGCAGGAGCACCACGCGCTCACGCCCGAGCAGGCGACCGACATCCTCCGGGCCGTCCTCGCCGGTCTCGCCTCGGCGCACCGCGCCGGGATCGTGCACCGCGACCTCAAGCCCGAGAACGTCCTGCTCGCCGACGACGGGCGCATCAAGCTCGGCGACTTCGGGCTCGCCCGTGCGACGACCGCGAACACCGCGACCGGCGCGGCGCTCCTCGGCACCATCGCCTACCTCTCCCCCGAGCTCGTCACCCGCGGGTCCGCCGACTCGCGCAGCGACATCTACGCGCTCGGCATCATGCTCTACGAGATGCTCACCGGCGAGCAGCCCTACAAGGGCGACCAGCCGATGCAGATCGCCTACCAGCACGCCAACGACACCGTGCCGGCCCCGAGCGCGTCGACGCCCGGGATCCCGCCGGAGCTCGACGACCTCGTGGCCTGGTCGACGGCCCGCGACCCCGAGGACCGACCCCGCGACGCCCGCGAGATGCTCGACCACATGTCGGGCGTCCAGCAGCGCGCGACCGGGCAGTACCGCACGGCCGTGCTGCGCCCCGAGAACGCGACCGCGATCCTCCCGGCCGGTGCCGTCTCGCCGTCCTCGATCGGCTCCGCGCCGGACTCGGGCGACGCGACGAGCGTCATCCCCCGCGCCACCGCCGACGCCCCGTCCGCCCCGGTCCGTCGCGGTGCTCCCGGCCCCCGCCGCACCGGCTCCCAGCCCGGCGCGCTCTCCCCCGCAGGACAGCGCCTCGCCGACAAGTCCGCCAAGCGTCGACGCCGCGGGTGGATCGTCCTCACGATCGTCGTCGTCCTCGCGGTCCTGGCCGGCGTCGTCGGCTGGGCGTTCGGCCCCGGCCCGTGGGGCAACGTCCGCATCCCCGAGGTCGCGGGCAAGTCCGTCTCCCAGGCCCGGCAGCTGCTCGAGGCGCAGGGCCTCCGGACCGCAGCGGCCACCGCGAGCCGGTTCGACGCGGTCGTCACGCGCGGCCAGGTCTCGACGACGAAGCCCGCAGCAGCACGCGAGGTCCGCAAGGGCACCTCGGTGCAGATCGTCGTCTCGGACGGCCCGCGGATGATCACCCTGCCGGCGATCGTCGGCCAACCCGTGTCCACCGTGACCGCGGCGCTCGACGACGACTTCCAGCTGCAGGACGACCGCTACGAGTTCTCGGCCGACGCGCCGAAGGACACCGTCATCGCCGCCACCGGGGTGGGGACCGACGGCCAGACCGTCGACCTCGCCCAGGTGCCCGAGTACGGGGAGCGCGGCCCGGTGACCCTCACGGTCTCGCTCGGCCCGGTGCCGGACGTCCGGGGCAAGACCGTCGCCGACGCGTCGACGACGCTCGAGAGCGTGGGACTGACCCTCGGCGAGCAGACCCAACGGTACGACGACTCGGTGCCGAAGGGGCAGGTGATCTCCGCCGAGGCCGAGGGCTCCCCCGTCGTGCAGGGCAGCGCGGTGAACGTCGTCGTCTCGCGCGGTCCGACCCCGATCACGCTGCCGAACGTCGCCGGCAAGACGATCGACGAGGCCACCGCCACGCTCGAGAACCTCGGGCTCGAGGTCTCGGTCCCGGAGTGCACCAACCTGCTCTGCCGCATCGGCGACTGGAAGTCGGTCCTGCCGGTGTCCTCCACCGACCCGGTGCAGGGCACGACCGTGCACCGCGGCGACACCATCACGCTCCGCTACGACCTCTAG
- a CDS encoding class II 3-deoxy-7-phosphoheptulonate synthase → MPETLDPVALHDPDVIEGLDHWRTLPIKQQPTWPDAAEAEAASAEIATLPPLVFAGEVDKLRDRLAAAAQGRAFLLQGGDCAETFAGATADSIRDRVKTILQMAVVLTYGASMPVIKMGRMAGQFAKPRSSDFETRGDVTLPAYRGDIVNGYDFTPESRRADPRRLVQGYHTAASTLNLVRAFTQGGFADLRQVHSWNKGFASNPANARYEHLAKEIDRAIRFMDACGADFEALKHTEFYASHEGLLMDYERPMTRIDSRSGQAYDTSGHFIWIGERTRDLDGAHVDFLSRVRNPIGVKLGPTTSVADMQALVEKLDPEREPGRLTFITRMGAGKIRDELPKLLEAIKGMEANPLWVTDPMHGNGLTTPTGYKTRRFDDVVDEVLGFFEAHRQVGTYPGGMHVELTGDDVTECLGGSEQIDEATLATRYESLCDPRLNHMQSLELAFLVAEELGAHPYVRA, encoded by the coding sequence TTGCCCGAGACGCTCGACCCCGTCGCCCTGCACGATCCGGACGTCATCGAGGGCCTCGACCACTGGCGCACCCTGCCGATCAAGCAGCAGCCGACGTGGCCGGACGCCGCCGAGGCCGAGGCTGCCTCGGCCGAGATCGCCACGCTCCCGCCGCTCGTCTTCGCGGGCGAGGTCGACAAGCTGCGCGACCGGCTCGCCGCCGCGGCCCAGGGCCGGGCGTTCCTGCTCCAGGGCGGCGACTGCGCCGAGACCTTCGCCGGTGCCACCGCCGACTCGATCCGCGACCGCGTGAAGACGATCCTGCAGATGGCGGTCGTGCTGACGTACGGCGCCTCGATGCCGGTCATCAAGATGGGCCGGATGGCGGGACAGTTCGCCAAGCCCCGGTCGAGCGACTTCGAGACCCGCGGCGACGTCACGCTGCCCGCCTACCGCGGCGACATCGTCAACGGCTACGACTTCACGCCGGAGAGCCGCCGCGCCGACCCGCGCCGCCTCGTGCAGGGGTACCACACCGCCGCGTCGACCCTGAACCTCGTCCGCGCCTTCACGCAGGGCGGGTTCGCCGACCTGCGCCAGGTGCACTCCTGGAACAAGGGCTTCGCGTCGAACCCGGCCAACGCCCGGTACGAGCACCTGGCGAAGGAGATCGACCGCGCGATCCGCTTCATGGACGCCTGCGGTGCCGACTTCGAGGCGCTCAAGCACACCGAGTTCTACGCCTCGCACGAGGGTCTGCTCATGGACTACGAGCGCCCGATGACCCGGATCGACTCCCGCTCCGGCCAGGCGTACGACACCTCCGGCCACTTCATCTGGATCGGGGAGCGCACGCGCGACCTGGACGGCGCACACGTCGACTTCCTGTCCCGTGTCCGGAACCCGATCGGCGTGAAGCTCGGCCCCACCACCTCGGTCGCCGACATGCAGGCCCTCGTCGAGAAGCTCGACCCCGAGCGCGAGCCCGGGCGCCTGACGTTCATCACCCGCATGGGCGCCGGCAAGATCCGCGACGAGCTCCCGAAGCTGCTCGAGGCGATCAAGGGCATGGAAGCCAACCCGCTCTGGGTCACCGACCCGATGCACGGCAACGGTCTGACCACCCCGACGGGCTACAAGACCCGCCGGTTCGACGACGTCGTGGACGAGGTCCTCGGCTTCTTCGAGGCGCACCGACAGGTGGGCACGTACCCGGGCGGCATGCACGTCGAGCTCACGGGTGACGACGTCACCGAGTGCCTCGGCGGCTCGGAGCAGATCGACGAGGCGACCCTGGCGACGCGCTACGAGTCGCTGTGCGACCCGCGCCTGAACCACATGCAGTCGCTCGAGCTCGCGTTCCTCGTGGCCGAGGAGCTCGGCGCGCACCCGTACGTGCGCGCGTAG